A genomic window from Purpureocillium takamizusanense chromosome 2, complete sequence includes:
- a CDS encoding uncharacterized protein (TransMembrane:1 (o27-46i)): MVVVVLTYAKGYKARVVPASSLESRNLSPLLFFCLISWAVLPSELADRSTSMSILDAGSPSWAPLACRRYSLLHCPSRTGFVRGISVWLSQPSRLEYRTSLE; this comes from the coding sequence atggtggtggtggtactgACGTATGCAAAAGGATATAAGGCTCGCGTTGtgcccgcctcctcgctcgAGTCTCGAAATCTTTCtcctcttcttttcttttgtTTGATTTCCTGGGCCGTCCTGCCCAGTGAATTGGCCGACCGGTCCACCTCGATGTCGATTCTCGATGCCGGCAGCCCATCCTGGGCTCCCCTCGCCTGTCGTCGTTACTCCCTGCTTCACTGCCCTTCACGCACTGGTTTCGTCCGTGGGATCAGTGTTTGGCTCAGTCAGCCATCGCGACTCGAATACAGGACGTCGCTCGAGTGA
- a CDS encoding uncharacterized protein (COG:S~EggNog:ENOG503PCGP~TransMembrane:1 (i21-40o)) yields the protein MIKAQQLRQWMPLQRIVPVRLRFILVPALVWFVLGTVFLASRHGSRLAGLVPLTGQHLFGVGSSSTHRLPNPTTLRKLPSRVACRGPRGRLLSHSPDDDLQYADLRDTAYPVPFVGSQRELGLDQTWMTADGRYGPYGFGEEEKGYNRSRVEWDKIDWGKLQDECLALNAKRFPQVPPTARLRNDVRFTITNFTQLASKTPTWDAFNSTRRTALVVRSYAGFKYKPEDLWNLRSLIVEAALRTGGEYAVVLLVDVQDEDKNIFESKANYDKALAALDIPPELRSIAVLWDDSLLKSWYAAVEEHRTMWAVNQPLQLFALHYPEFDHYWQLELDQRFTGDAGQYLDTVSRFARNEPRKQALERATYAFSEEIHGTYRDLTEQVNAVNKGQSRAWGPVRIPDIEPIGPVPPMERPEDDDFIWGVGEDADVIVTSFCADVRQVEWVFGNYIRGFEKGEETPRWWCPPAVMRASRTLLLSVHQAQHDKGMSLPSEAVLPTWALWHGLKLSYPPQPAYMRPHEPEFEDFKDDWVRDPARWLNTTTTPWFGNDPAHSEDGLSHGNPQSFADRGLTWWWTAAWPRNIMDVWFAGETHDKMPSMLRVHDGKVYIPNMAMHPVKS from the exons ATGATCAAAGCTCAGCAGCTTCGGCAATGGATGCCcctgcagcgcatcgtccCCGTCCGGCTGCGCTTCATCCTCGTTCCCGCGCTGGTGTGGTTCGTACTCGGtaccgtcttcctcgcctcgcgccacggcagccgcctcgccggcctcgtgcCCCTGACGGGACAGCACCTCTTTGGTGTCGGCTCGTCGAGTACCCATCGTCTGCCGAACCCGACGACGTTGCGCAAGCTCCCCTCGCGCGTGGCGTGTCGGGGCCCGAGAGGTCGTCTCCTGTCGCACAGCCCGGACGATGACCTGCAGTACGCTGATCTGCGCGACACCG CGTACCCCGTCCCCTTTGTCGGCTCGCAGCGCGAACTCGGTCTCGACCAGACGTGGATGACGGCCGACGGACGATACGGCCCGTACGGCTtcggcgaggaagagaaggGATATAACCGCTCCCGCGTCGAGTGGGACAAGATCGACTGGGGCAAGCTGCAGGACGAATGCCTCGCGCTCAACGCCAAGCGATTCCCGCAGGTCCCCCCCACGGCGCGCCTGCGCAACGACGTGCGCTTCACAATCACCAACTTTACGCAGCTCGCGAGCAAGACGCCGACGTGGGACGCCTTCAACAGCACCCGCAGGACGGCGCTCGTGGTGCGCAGCTACGCCGGCTTCAAGTACAAGCCCGAGGACCTGTGGAACCTCCGCTcgctcatcgtcgaggcggcgctgcgcacgggcggcgagtacgccgtcgtgctgctcgtcgacgtccaaGACGAGGACAAGAACATCTTCGAGTCCAAGGCCAACTACGACAAGGCCCTTGCGGCCCTCGACATACCGCCCGAGCTGCGGTCCATTGCCGTGCTGTGGGACGACAGCCTGCTCAAGTCGTGgtacgcggccgtcgaggaacaCAG GACAATGTGGGCGGTCAaccagccgctgcagctctTCGCGCTGCATTATCCCGAGTTCGACCACTACTGGCAACTTGAGCTCGACCAGCGCTTcacgggcgacgcgggccagTACCTCGACACGGTGTCGAGGTTTGCGCGCAACGAGCCGCGCAAGCAggcgctcgagcgcgccaCGTACGCCTTCAGCGAGGAGATACACGGCACGTATCGCGACCTGACGGAGCAGGTCAACGCCGTCAACAAGGGCCAGTCGCGGGCCTGGGGTCCGGTGCGCATCCCGGACATCGAGCCCATCGGGCCGGTGCCGCCCATGGAGcggcccgaggacgacgacttcatctggggcgtgggcgaggacgccgacgtcatcgtcACGAGCTTCTGCGCCGACGTGCGGCAGGTCGAGTGGGTGTTTGGCAACTACATCAGGGGCTTCgagaagggcgaggagacgccgcgctggtggtgcccgCCGGCCGTGATGCGCGCGAGCCGCACGCTTCTGCTCTCGGTGCACCAGGCGCAGCACGACAAGGGCATGAGCCTGCCGAGCGAGGCGGTGCTACCGACGTGGGCGCTCTGGCACGGCCTCAAGCTCAGCtacccgccgcagccggccTACATGCGCCCTCACGAGCCCGAGTTCGAGGACTTCAAGGACGACTGGGTCCGCGACCCGGCGCGCTGGCtcaacacgacgacgacgccgtggtTCGGCAACGACCCTGCCCACTCCGAGGACGGGCTCTCGCACGGCAACCCCCAGAGCTTCGCCGACCGCGGGCTCACCTGGTGGTGGaccgccgcctggccgcgcAACATCATGGACGTGTGGTTCGCTGGCGAGACTCACGACAAGATGCCCAGCATGCTGCGCGtgcacgacggcaaggtgTATATCCCCAACATGGCCATGCACCCCGTCAAGTCATGA
- a CDS encoding uncharacterized protein (COG:S~EggNog:ENOG503PCGP), protein MTADGRYGPYGFGEEEKGYNRSRVEWDKIDWGKLQDECLALNAKRFPQVPPTARLRNDVRFTITNFTQLASKTPTWDAFNSTRRTALVVRSYAGFKYKPEDLWNLRSLIVEAALRTGGEYAVVLLVDVQDEDKNIFESKANYDKALAALDIPPELRSIAVLWDDSLLKSWYAAVEEHRTMWAVNQPLQLFALHYPEFDHYWQLELDQRFTGDAGQYLDTVSRFARNEPRKQALERATYAFSEEIHGTYRDLTEQVNAVNKGQSRAWGPVRIPDIEPIGPVPPMERPEDDDFIWGVGEDADVIVTSFCADVRQVEWVFGNYIRGFEKGEETPRWWCPPAVMRASRTLLLSVHQAQHDKGMSLPSEAVLPTWALWHGLKLSYPPQPAYMRPHEPEFEDFKDDWVRDPARWLNTTTTPWFGNDPAHSEDGLSHGNPQSFADRGLTWWWTAAWPRNIMDVWFAGETHDKMPSMLRVHDGKVYIPNMAMHPVKS, encoded by the exons ATGACGGCCGACGGACGATACGGCCCGTACGGCTtcggcgaggaagagaaggGATATAACCGCTCCCGCGTCGAGTGGGACAAGATCGACTGGGGCAAGCTGCAGGACGAATGCCTCGCGCTCAACGCCAAGCGATTCCCGCAGGTCCCCCCCACGGCGCGCCTGCGCAACGACGTGCGCTTCACAATCACCAACTTTACGCAGCTCGCGAGCAAGACGCCGACGTGGGACGCCTTCAACAGCACCCGCAGGACGGCGCTCGTGGTGCGCAGCTACGCCGGCTTCAAGTACAAGCCCGAGGACCTGTGGAACCTCCGCTcgctcatcgtcgaggcggcgctgcgcacgggcggcgagtacgccgtcgtgctgctcgtcgacgtccaaGACGAGGACAAGAACATCTTCGAGTCCAAGGCCAACTACGACAAGGCCCTTGCGGCCCTCGACATACCGCCCGAGCTGCGGTCCATTGCCGTGCTGTGGGACGACAGCCTGCTCAAGTCGTGgtacgcggccgtcgaggaacaCAG GACAATGTGGGCGGTCAaccagccgctgcagctctTCGCGCTGCATTATCCCGAGTTCGACCACTACTGGCAACTTGAGCTCGACCAGCGCTTcacgggcgacgcgggccagTACCTCGACACGGTGTCGAGGTTTGCGCGCAACGAGCCGCGCAAGCAggcgctcgagcgcgccaCGTACGCCTTCAGCGAGGAGATACACGGCACGTATCGCGACCTGACGGAGCAGGTCAACGCCGTCAACAAGGGCCAGTCGCGGGCCTGGGGTCCGGTGCGCATCCCGGACATCGAGCCCATCGGGCCGGTGCCGCCCATGGAGcggcccgaggacgacgacttcatctggggcgtgggcgaggacgccgacgtcatcgtcACGAGCTTCTGCGCCGACGTGCGGCAGGTCGAGTGGGTGTTTGGCAACTACATCAGGGGCTTCgagaagggcgaggagacgccgcgctggtggtgcccgCCGGCCGTGATGCGCGCGAGCCGCACGCTTCTGCTCTCGGTGCACCAGGCGCAGCACGACAAGGGCATGAGCCTGCCGAGCGAGGCGGTGCTACCGACGTGGGCGCTCTGGCACGGCCTCAAGCTCAGCtacccgccgcagccggccTACATGCGCCCTCACGAGCCCGAGTTCGAGGACTTCAAGGACGACTGGGTCCGCGACCCGGCGCGCTGGCtcaacacgacgacgacgccgtggtTCGGCAACGACCCTGCCCACTCCGAGGACGGGCTCTCGCACGGCAACCCCCAGAGCTTCGCCGACCGCGGGCTCACCTGGTGGTGGaccgccgcctggccgcgcAACATCATGGACGTGTGGTTCGCTGGCGAGACTCACGACAAGATGCCCAGCATGCTGCGCGtgcacgacggcaaggtgTATATCCCCAACATGGCCATGCACCCCGTCAAGTCATGA
- a CDS encoding uncharacterized protein (COG:S~EggNog:ENOG503P13T), producing the protein MAESPDPCQRLDLPATTLERRRSKNPLKNMMQHLTVDPPDAGDEPGSPRRRESLIRRISWRKSRSPSAHSDVSSSTPATTVLRNADASLCATCTSFAADVDLTFAEIDESFTKAANPAADDGFDNREHLVQRLDGLEENRWTETCPLCKLFWAVHVPGRGESSSSSSGYSLSGFSSRDTNYMLDCVRMFDMAHPARGRAAGLAPGFLGVVPSTHERITGEWFRRTGMLLRTMPDVMVERQPSRRGRSPAGGRRTPEPPALTLNDTSWLQQGIWGREIGPTADLGVVRDWMHFCDENHEGRCSRQLIEAEMPGFRLIDCSASPPRVVDGSITAVYAALSYVLGKPSSGDLWPRVVQDAMVVTRELGIRYLWVDQLCIKGTTPTERAQQIARMDDIFEGAALTIIAAHGQDATQGLPGIGSTPRAAAQPKYHFADSNMTLVSTMQDPRLSIEESRWYGRGWTYQEGLLARRRLVFTGQQMYWECGGMVCPETLVLPLGLYHDGRERRMADFVRPGLFNGVPYVDGGWEAWKKRRPDDDEDRGGEEAAASTLSIFRESDRHIVSYAARRLTHDEDSLSAFLGITRRLERTLGRGKLGNLVGIPLWAPAAGDDTWAKSGPPRTKDLFALSTCFWHHAGCGSSDAQQQPRRRPHLPSWTWAGWEGPVELYSSIVVVAADAEGGVGRGGGGGGGGGSGGGVDGGGGRGRGGGASSSSATCTTGGREAAAAPKTWKLLNHHYVSATHLTRNETSSLRWTYSPAMVVLAPDGSVAYDFTATPTATMPMPPVFRQGRYALRVSDPLVLDRVKARAHESGSWVFNDVSVDVRMSRGRGTTTTSSSTTTVSSSGGGAAVAAAAAGAGAGRPPSSAIREYIERHARGEQMTVLWFVEDATIMLLVVQRSSNNNNNTSTSTAAAAAAAAAGGRWERVGRARMAFPAEAKEVVRRFGKLEVMLHHLPLRRLGEDIVIE; encoded by the coding sequence atggccgagaGCCCGGATCCCTGCCAGCGGCTCGATCTCCCGGCCACCACCCTCGAGCGGCGCCGATCCAAGAACCCGCTCAAGAACATGATGCAGCATCTCACCGTCGacccgcccgacgccggtgacgagccgggctcgccgcgccgccgcgagtcGCTCATCCGCCGCATCAGCTGGCGCAAGAGCCGGAGCCCCTCGGCGCACTCCGACGTCTCGTCCTCCaccccggcgacgacggttcTCCGAAACGCCGATGCCTCGCTGTGCGCAACGTGCACgagcttcgccgccgacgtggactTGACCTTTGCCGAGATCGACGAGTCGTTTACCAAGGCGGCGaacccggccgccgacgacggcttcgacAACCGGGAGCACCTTGTTCAGCGCCTGGACGGGCTGGAGGAGAACCGCTGGACGGAGACGTGTCCGCTCTGCAAGCTGTTTTGGGCCGTGCATGTCCCCGGCCGGGgagagagcagcagcagcagcagcgggtaCTCTCTCTCGGGGTTTTCCTCGAGGGACACAAACTACATGCTTGACTGCGTCCGGATGTTCGACATGGCCCATCCGGCCAGGGGCAGGGCCGCGGGTCTCGCGCCGGGCTTCCTGGGCGTCGTGCCGAGCACCCACGAGCGCATCACGGGAGAGTGGTTCCGCCGGACGGGCATGTTGCTGAGGACGATGCCCGACGTCATGGTCGAGCGGCAACCCTCGCGGCGGGGACGCtccccggcgggcgggcgacggaccCCTGAGCCTCCTGCGCTGACCCTCAACGACACTTcgtggctgcagcagggAATATGGGGCCGCGAAATTGGGCCGACGGCGGACCTGGGCGTGGTGAGAGACTGGATGCACTTTTGCGACGAGAACCACGAGGGGCGATGCAGCCGGCAGCTCATCGAGGCTGAGATGCCTGGGTTCCGGCTCATCGACTGCTCCGCGTCACCAccccgggtcgtcgacggatCCATCACAGCTGTATATGCGGCACTGAGCTATGTTCTGGGCAAGCCGTCCTCGGGAGACTTGTGGCCGAGGGTCGTGCAAGACGCCATGGTCGTCACGCGCGAGCTGGGCATCCGCTACCTCTGGGTCGACCAGCTCTGCATCAAAGGCACAACACCGACGGAGAGGGCACAGCAGATTGCTCGCATGGACGACATCTTCGAAGGCGCGGCcctcaccatcatcgccgcccacggccaggACGCGACGCAGGGCCTCCCGGGCATCGGCTCGACGccacgcgccgcggcgcagcccaAGTACCACTTCGCCGACTCCAACATGACGCTCGTGTCGACGATGCAGGACCCGCGGCTCAGCATCGAGGAGTCGAGGTGGTACGGCCGCGGGTGGACGTACCAGGAGGGcctgctggcgcggcggcgcctcgtcttcaCGGGGCAGCAGATGTACTGGGAGTGCGGCGGCATGGTGTGCCCGGAGACGctcgtgctgccgctgggccTGTACCacgacgggcgcgagcgGCGGATGGCCGACTTTGTGCGGCCAGGGCTCTTTAATGGCGTGCCgtacgtcgacggcgggtggGAGGCGTGGAAGAAGCGGCggccggacgacgacgaggacaggggaggggaggaagcggcggcgagcacgcTGAGCATCTTCCGCGAGTCGGACCGCCACATTGTGAGCtacgcggcgcggcggctcacGCACGACGAGGACTCGCTGAGCGCGTTCCTGGGCATCACGCGGAGGCTGGAGAGGACGCTGGGCAGGGGCAAGCTGGGGAACCTGGTGGGCATCCCGCTctgggcgcccgcggcgggagACGACACGTGGGCCAAgtcgggcccgccgcgcacAAAGGACCTGTTTGCGCTGTCGACGTGCTTCTGGCATCATGCGGGCTGCGGTAGTAgcgacgcgcagcagcagccgagaCGGAGGCCACACCTGCCGAGCTGGACGTGGGCGGGATGGGAGGGGCCCGTGGAGTTGTACTCGTCCATTGTCGTAGtagccgccgatgccgaagGGGGGGTAGggagaggtggtggaggaggaggaggaggaggaagtggtggtggtgttgatggtggtggaggacggggacgaggcggcggcgcttcttcttcttctgctaCATGTACTacaggaggaagagaggcagcggcggcgcccaagacGTGGAAGCTGCTCAACCACCACTACGTGAGCGCGACGCACCTGACGCGCAACGAGACGTCGTCTCTACGATGGACCTACtcgccggccatggtggtgctggcgcccgacggcagcgtcgcctACGATTTTACTGCgacgccgacagcgacgatgccgatgccgcccgtcttCCGGCAGGGGCGGTACGCGCTGCGCGTGTCGGACCCCCTGGTGCTGGACAGGGtcaaggcgcgggcgcacgAGTCGGGCAGCTGGGTGTTCAACGACGTGAGCGTCGACGTGCGCATGAGTCGCGGCCGGGGaaccaccacgacgagcagcagcaccacaACCGTCAGTAGtagtggaggaggagcagcagtagcagcagcagcagcaggagcaggagcagggaggccgccgtcgagcgcgatCCGCGAGTACATTGAGCGGCACGCGCGGGGCGAGCAGATGACGGTGCTGTGGTTTGTCGAGGACGCGACGAtcatgctgctggtggtgcagcggtccagcaacaacaacaacaacacgtcgacatcgacagcggcagcggcagcggcggctgcggctgggggCCGGTGGGAACGGgtcgggcgcgcgcggaTGGCGTtcccggccgaggccaaggaggtgGTGAGGCGGTTTGGCAAGCTCGAAGTGATGCTCCACCacctgccgctgcggcgactGGGCGAAGATATTGTGATTGAGTGA